The nucleotide window TTAAATTTTGATTCGGCGGTTTTATCGTTGGGATTAACGTCGGGATGGTATTTTCTTGCCAATTTTCTGTAAGCTTTTTTAATTTCTTCGCTCACAGCGGTTTTATCTACACCTAATATTTTATAATAGTCTTTATATTCCATACATTATTTATATCAAAAATTCAAAAAAAATTCAATTAATAAAGTAATAAAGAAGGATAAAAAAGTTTATAAAAAACTATTGATTTTTTTTTAAATAATGGTATATATATATTATGCAAATTTAATTATAAAATGTTTTAAAGCAAAGTAATTTAACTTTATTAAATTTTAATTTTTAAGGAGAGAGTTCACAATGAACAAAAAAACAAAGGTAGGTCTTTCTATTCTTGGTTTGGTTTTCGGCGTCTCGGCTGTCCTTTCCGGATGCGCGCCAAAAGTAACGAAAACGTCTTCCAGTGCATTACCGCCCGCAAAAAAACCGGCGGTAGCAGCGGTTAAACCGCAAGTCCAGCAGGTTCCTTCTTACTTGAAAAAGTATCCGTGGCTTGCAAATTACAACATTCAATCTAATTCCAACAACATCCATTTTGCTTTCAACAAGTCGATACTTACTCCTCTCGACAAAATGATACTTAAAAAGGATGCGATTTATCTTAAGTATAATCCAAATGTTGCTATCCAGATTCAGGGAAATTGTGACAGAAGAGGTTCGGAAGCTTACAACCTTGCGCTTGGCTGGAGAAGGGCTAATGCCGCAAAAGCTTATCTTGAAGATCTTGGAGTATCTGCAGACAGATTAAAAACAATCAGCTACGGCAAAGAAAAACCTTTATGCAGAGCACATACCAGAGTATGTTATGCAATAAACAGAAGAGATCATTTTGCAGTTGCAAGATAACAAAAAAGAAATTTTAATTTTAAATAAACCTCCGATAATTATAAAATTATCGGAGGTTTATTTTTTTTGAAATAATTAAATATGCAATTTTATAAGTGCAGTAAACCATAT belongs to Candidatus Acidulodesulfobacterium acidiphilum and includes:
- a CDS encoding peptidoglycan-associated lipoprotein; its protein translation is MNKKTKVGLSILGLVFGVSAVLSGCAPKVTKTSSSALPPAKKPAVAAVKPQVQQVPSYLKKYPWLANYNIQSNSNNIHFAFNKSILTPLDKMILKKDAIYLKYNPNVAIQIQGNCDRRGSEAYNLALGWRRANAAKAYLEDLGVSADRLKTISYGKEKPLCRAHTRVCYAINRRDHFAVAR